The following coding sequences lie in one Spodoptera frugiperda isolate SF20-4 chromosome 24, AGI-APGP_CSIRO_Sfru_2.0, whole genome shotgun sequence genomic window:
- the LOC118278522 gene encoding glycerophosphodiester phosphodiesterase 1-like isoform X1, whose product MATCVTRTVWRASAAMWKSSSTYQRTLLNAHVYPSAPNSIITLTQKRSLFVLPFGLDVGLVGFAAYYLTKLKKPEPQNVLSIFGPDPWGKESQQHPEKVVRCIAHRGAALDAPENTMEALKYCVEHDCNIIELDVRASRDGKLILLHDEGLERLTGTDISSVRTIDWDRIKDIDVGSTHPNRKQFKDVRLCLLDDALDYLLANNVKIIIDVKGEDKQVIAGILSAYASRPTLYQHAAVTCFNPFVLYQIRRNNPDIVGALSYRPYCFSSQDYDAEKGPNNPRFGDNLALHGLLRAADVVHALLWRWAARWCSVSAVLLHKDIVSASEIHYWRWLGIRCAGWCVNRPLEKLYWRGVLKAPYLANTLLGEPDVEGKRTDKEYSNDRPGPLVDKILEPERKMSSGQN is encoded by the exons ATGGCGACGTGTGTGACGCGCACGGTATGGCGTGCATCGGCCGCAATGTGGAAATCCTCATCAACATACCAAAGAACCTTGCTAAATGCACATGTCTACCCCAGTGCGCCGAACTCAATTATTACTCTCACACAAAAACGATCCTTGTTCG TTCTGCCTTTTGGGTTGGACGTCGGCTTAGTTGGTTTCGCTGCGTATTATTTGACTAAATTGAAGAAGCCGGAGCCTCAGAATGTGCTTAGTATATTTGGGCCAGATCCTTGGGGTAAGGAAAGCCAACAGCATCCAGAGAAAGTGGTGCGATGTATCGCCCACAGAGGCGCTGCATTGGACGCTCCAGAGAACACTATGGAAGCTTTGAAGTAT TGCGTAGAACATGACTGCAACATAATAGAGTTGGATGTGAGAGCGTCCAGGGACGGCAAGCTGATACTCCTGCACGATGAGGGCTTGGAACGGCTGACTGGCACCGATATATCCAGTGTGCGGACCATCGACTGGGATCGGATCAAGGATATTGATGTTGGCTCTACGCATCCTAATAG GAAGCAATTCAAAGATGTCCGCCTCTGTCTCCTGGACGACGCTCTAGATTATCTGTTGGCGAACAACGTCAAAATCATCATCGACGTCAAAGGCGAAGACAAACAG GTGATCGCGGGTATACTGAGTGCGTACGCGTCGCGGCCGACGTTGTACCAGCACGCCGCTGTGACGTGCTTCAACCCATTTGTACTTTATCAG ATTCGCAGGAACAACCCGGACATTGTGGGCGCGCTCAGCTACCGACCTTACTGCTTCAGCTCACAGGACTACGATGCTGAGAAGGGGCCCAATAACCCTAG GTTCGGCGACAACCTGGCGCTGCACGGGCTGCTGCGCGCTGCGGACGTAGTGCACGCGCTGCTGTGGCGCTGGGCGGCGCGCTGGTGCAGCGTCAGCGCCGTGCTGCTGCACAAGGACATCGTCAGCGC GAGTGAGATCCACTACTGGCGATGGCTAGGCATCCGCTGCGCGGGCTGGTGTGTCAACAGGCCCCTGGAGAAACTGTACTGGCGGGGAGTGCTCAAGGCGCCCTACCTGGCCAACACTCTACTGGGAGAGCCCGAT GTGGAAGGCAAACGTACCGATAAGGAATATAGCAACGACCGCCCGGGTCCGCTCGTCGACAAAATTCTCGAGCCGGAGAGAAAGATGTCGTCAGGAcagaactaa
- the LOC118278522 gene encoding glycerophosphodiester phosphodiesterase 1-like isoform X2, whose translation MRTKIFFLPFGLDVGLVGFAAYYLTKLKKPEPQNVLSIFGPDPWGKESQQHPEKVVRCIAHRGAALDAPENTMEALKYCVEHDCNIIELDVRASRDGKLILLHDEGLERLTGTDISSVRTIDWDRIKDIDVGSTHPNRKQFKDVRLCLLDDALDYLLANNVKIIIDVKGEDKQVIAGILSAYASRPTLYQHAAVTCFNPFVLYQIRRNNPDIVGALSYRPYCFSSQDYDAEKGPNNPRFGDNLALHGLLRAADVVHALLWRWAARWCSVSAVLLHKDIVSASEIHYWRWLGIRCAGWCVNRPLEKLYWRGVLKAPYLANTLLGEPDVEGKRTDKEYSNDRPGPLVDKILEPERKMSSGQN comes from the exons Atgagaacaaaaatattct TTCTGCCTTTTGGGTTGGACGTCGGCTTAGTTGGTTTCGCTGCGTATTATTTGACTAAATTGAAGAAGCCGGAGCCTCAGAATGTGCTTAGTATATTTGGGCCAGATCCTTGGGGTAAGGAAAGCCAACAGCATCCAGAGAAAGTGGTGCGATGTATCGCCCACAGAGGCGCTGCATTGGACGCTCCAGAGAACACTATGGAAGCTTTGAAGTAT TGCGTAGAACATGACTGCAACATAATAGAGTTGGATGTGAGAGCGTCCAGGGACGGCAAGCTGATACTCCTGCACGATGAGGGCTTGGAACGGCTGACTGGCACCGATATATCCAGTGTGCGGACCATCGACTGGGATCGGATCAAGGATATTGATGTTGGCTCTACGCATCCTAATAG GAAGCAATTCAAAGATGTCCGCCTCTGTCTCCTGGACGACGCTCTAGATTATCTGTTGGCGAACAACGTCAAAATCATCATCGACGTCAAAGGCGAAGACAAACAG GTGATCGCGGGTATACTGAGTGCGTACGCGTCGCGGCCGACGTTGTACCAGCACGCCGCTGTGACGTGCTTCAACCCATTTGTACTTTATCAG ATTCGCAGGAACAACCCGGACATTGTGGGCGCGCTCAGCTACCGACCTTACTGCTTCAGCTCACAGGACTACGATGCTGAGAAGGGGCCCAATAACCCTAG GTTCGGCGACAACCTGGCGCTGCACGGGCTGCTGCGCGCTGCGGACGTAGTGCACGCGCTGCTGTGGCGCTGGGCGGCGCGCTGGTGCAGCGTCAGCGCCGTGCTGCTGCACAAGGACATCGTCAGCGC GAGTGAGATCCACTACTGGCGATGGCTAGGCATCCGCTGCGCGGGCTGGTGTGTCAACAGGCCCCTGGAGAAACTGTACTGGCGGGGAGTGCTCAAGGCGCCCTACCTGGCCAACACTCTACTGGGAGAGCCCGAT GTGGAAGGCAAACGTACCGATAAGGAATATAGCAACGACCGCCCGGGTCCGCTCGTCGACAAAATTCTCGAGCCGGAGAGAAAGATGTCGTCAGGAcagaactaa